In a single window of the Nilaparvata lugens isolate BPH chromosome 1, ASM1435652v1, whole genome shotgun sequence genome:
- the LOC120354297 gene encoding dual 3',5'-cyclic-AMP and -GMP phosphodiesterase 11-like, which produces MGTNYFYSNIIWFYFLFQGNQILSNLSPDEYSRVIKVLEDAILSTDLAVYFTKRGMFLNLVRERSYNWSREDHRELLRGMTMTVCDLAAITKPWNVEKRIAELVTSEFFEQGDIERQELNITPIDIMNREKEDQLPAMQVDFIDSICLPIYESFAELSEKLRPLVQGVLVNRKHWEKIALENNQKRNDHQMEEDDS; this is translated from the exons ATGGGtactaattatttttattcaaatattatatggttttattttttattccaggGAAACCAAATTCTTTCAAATCTATCACCCGATGAATACTCAAGAGTTATAAAGGTATTAGAAGATGCGATCCTCTCCACTGATCTGGCTGTCTATTTTAC AAAACGAGGAATGTTCTTGAACCTTGTCAGAGAAAGATCCTATAATTGGAGTAGGGAAGACCACAGAGAACTGCTGAGGGGAATGACAATGACAGTTTGCGATCTTGCAGCCATCACCAAGCCATGGAATGTTGAGAAGAGG ATAGCGGAACTGGTCACTAGCGAATTCTTTGAACAAGGAGATATTGAAAGACAAGAACTCAACATCACACCTATT gACATCATgaatagagagaaagaagatCAACTTCCAGCCATGCAAGTTGATTTCATCGATTCGATATGCTTACCTATTTACGAA TCATTTGCTGAACTTTCGGAAAAATTGAGACCACTGGTGCAAGGTGTCCTGGTTAACAGAAAACATTGGGAGAAAATTGCCCTGGAGAACAATCAGAAGAGGAATGACCATCAGATGGAGGAGGATGACTCTTAA
- the LOC120354289 gene encoding STE20-related kinase adapter protein alpha-like, translating into MHNISGELYTLDISSNMFSNDVLVSSNEANMLISVNKNPHARSKVYLGKALIVKHYNAEDLYMHDIDKIKDEILLLKQLNHKGVSNLLSTFVSGTNIAYVMPFMECGSCQDLVESEFPTGLPECWIFLIVKNLLEVLNFIHMNGIIHRSIKARHILLNRYGGVKLTGFRYAIKKPSDNGGTVYEFPYDSIPNLKWLSPEILQQSGIGYTEKSDVYSLGMTICELANGIPPFENLEPKKLLLQKISGAIPLIFDSSTHLKFESSIKYLSIPPEQLEVYSTRAISANLHSLKNNCCISNFDERPTVDELMNNEIFVESDEFSLTPSVLPLIEFKKMEDIGDVESLEWNF; encoded by the coding sequence ATGCATAATATCTCTGGCGAACTGTATACtcttgatatttcaagcaacaTGTTCAGTAATGATGTACTAGTATCATCAAATGAAGCAAATATGCTAATCTCTGTAAATAAAAACCCACATGCCCGTTCAAAAGTTTATCTTGGTAAAGCATTAATAGTGAAACATTACAATGCTGAAGATCTTTATATGCACGATATTGATAAAATCAAGGATGAAATCTTACTGCTGAAGCAACTCAATCACAAAGGCGTTTCAAATCTTCTTTCAACGTTCGTCAGTGGTACCAACATTGCATACGTGATGCCTTTCATGGAATGTGGTTCTTGTCAAGATCTTgtagaaagtgaatttccaaCAGGGCTGCCTGAATGTTGGATTTTTCTAATTGTTAAGAACTTGTTGGAggttttaaattttattcatatgaatgGGATCATTCATAGATCTATTAAAGCTCGCCATATTCTTTTAAACCGGTATGGTGGTGTCAAGTTGACTGGATTTCGGTACGCTATCAAGAAACCGTCTGATAACGGTGGAACCGTCTATGAGTTTCCATATGATTCGATTCCCAATCTGAAGTGGCTCAGTCCTGAAATTCTTCAACAGAGTGGCATTGGTTATACTGAGAAATCAGATGTATACAGCTTAGGGATGACAATATGTGAACTGGCGAATGGTATTCCACCTTTTGAGAACTTGGAACCCAAAAAACTTCTACTTCAGAAAATATCTGGTGCTATTCCTCTAATATTTGACTCTTCAACTCATCTTAAGTTTGAATCTTCTATCAAGTATCTCAGTATACCACCTGAGCAATTGGAGGTATATTCTACTAGAGCCATTAGTGCTAATTTAcattcattgaaaaacaattgcTGCATTTCAAACTTTGATGAGAGACCAACTGTTGATGAACTCATGAACAACGAGATTTTTGTTGAATCTGATGAATTCAGCTTAACTCCATCCGTTCTGCCTTTGATTGAATTTAAGAAAATGGAGGACATTGGTGATGTTGAATCATTAGAATGGAACTTCTAG